A section of the Festucalex cinctus isolate MCC-2025b chromosome 7, RoL_Fcin_1.0, whole genome shotgun sequence genome encodes:
- the pou3f2b gene encoding POU domain, class 3, transcription factor 2, whose amino-acid sequence MRATSPAPSVMATAASNHYSILTSSASIVHSEPGGMQQAAAYRDAQSLLQSDYQLQGNGHALSHAHQWIAALSHGEAAPWSSEQDIKPAVQGARGDDMHNSGGGGNLQHPSRAPAHLQVHQAAHGGSHHDARAWRTTTAAHIPSMATTNGQGLIYSQPSFGVNGLIPGPGGGQGLHHHNLRDPHEDHHSPHLSEHSHPPSQQHQHQHGPNHHDHSDEDTPTSDDLEQFAKQFKQRRIKLGFTQADVGLALGTLYGNVFSQTTICRFEALQLSFKNMCKLKPLLNKWLEEADSTSGSPTSLDKIAAQGRKRKKRTSIEVSVKGALESHFLKSPKPAASEIISLADSLHLEKEVVRVWFCNRRQKEKRMTPPGGALPGSEDVYGDTPPHHGVQTPVQ is encoded by the coding sequence ATGCGAGCTACCAGTCCGGCTCCCAGCGTCATGGCGACCGCAGCGTCTAACCACTACagcatcctcacctccagcgcATCCATCGTGCACTCGGAGCCCGGCGGCATGCAGCAAGCGGCGGCGTACCGGGACGCGCAAAGCCTGTTGCAGAGCGACTACCAGCTGCAGGGCAACGGCCACGCGCTGAGCCACGCTCACCAGTGGATCGCCGCGCTGTCCCACGGCGAGGCGGCCCCCTGGTCCTCGGAGCAGGACATCAAACCGGCCGTGCAGGGCGCGCGGGGGGACGACATGCACAactccggcggcggcggcaaccTGCAGCACCCGTCTCGAGCGCCGGCGCACCTGCAGGTGCACCAGGCGGCGCACGGCGGGAGCCACCACGACGCCCGGGCGTGGAGGACCACCACGGCGGCGCACATCCCCAGCATGGCGACCACCAACGGCCAGGGCTTGATCTACTCGCAGCCCAGCTTCGGCGTCAACGGGCTGATCCCGGGGCCCGGcggcggccaggggctgcaccACCACAACCTGCGAGACCCCCACGAGGACCACCACAGCCCGCACCTGAGCGAGCACAGCCATCCGCCGTCCCAGCAGCATCAGCACCAGCACGGGCCCAACCACCACGACCACTCGGACGAGGACACGCCGACCTCGGACGACTTGGAGCAGTTCGCCAAACAGTTCAAGCAGCGCAGGATCAAGCTGGGCTTCACGCAGGCGGACGTGGGGCTCGCCCTGGGGACCTTGTACGGGAATGTGTTCTCCCAGACCACCATTTGCAGGTTTGAGGCCCTGCAACTCAGCTTCAAAAACATGTGCAAGCTGAAGCCTCTGTTGAACAAGTGGCTGGAGGAGGCGGACTCCACCTCGGGAAGCCCCACTAGCCTGGACAAAATCGCCGCACAGGGCAGGAAACGGAAAAAACGGACCTCGATCGAGGTCAGCGTCAAGGGGGCTTTGGAGAGCCATTTTTTGAAGTCCCCGAAACCCGCAGCGTCGGAAATTATCTCCCTGGCGGACAGTCTGCACTTGGAGAAAGAAGTGGTGAGGGTTTGGTTTTGTAACAGGAGACAGAAGGAGAAACGGATGACGCCTCCCGGAGGAGCTCTGCCGGGGAGCGAGGACGTGTACGGGGACACGCCGCCCCACCACGGGGTCCAGACCCCGGTTCAGTGA
- the LOC144022396 gene encoding uncharacterized protein LOC144022396, with amino-acid sequence MQLSIDGSTWTEHPQKVPLSTRVRQIQPQCLWNVGLHGAAIHAGVVGMEIGGECIVTSAPKQNVYNGSTSNGITSRHYDGPTASAFTFADEGFCYKAFEDNKTWADAQRACRSLGAKLVSIGSKIGAISEKRMRDLLPAVLCRHQRHVDRL; translated from the exons ATGCAGCTGAGTATTGATGGAAGCACCTGGACTGAACACCCGCAGAAG GTTCCACTGTCCACCAGGGTGCGCCAAATCCAACCACAGTGTCTTTGGAACGTCGGTCTACACGGAG CTGCTATTCACGCTGGTGTTGTTGGGATGGAGATAGGGGGAGAATGCATTGTGACGAGCGCGCCAAAACAGAACGTCTACAATGGTTCCACCAGTAATGGGATCACTTCCAGACA TTATGACGGCCCAACAGCTTCGGCCTTCACATTTGCAGACGAAG GATTCTGCTACAAAGCTTTTGAGGACAACAAGACGTGGGCCGATGCTCAACGGGCCTGCAGGAGTCTTGGTGCCAAACTGGTGTCCATCGGTTCCAAG ATAGGTGCAATATCTGAGAAGAGGATGAGAGATCTGTTGCCAGCCGTCCTCTGCAGACACCAGCGACATGTGGACCGGCTTTAA
- the fbxl4 gene encoding F-box/LRR-repeat protein 4 isoform X1: MLTLLSMFYYICLRRRSRSGTRGEALTSRRAVESGQRAILPVSVEVEQYTKEVLDFSSHYGSENSMSYTMWNLAGVPNVYPSSGDFTQTAVFRTYGTWWEQCSSAPPRFRRTPKGFYSQDYIELGFEEPVYPTAVEVLETYYPGAIVQILACSHNPFSQNPPTDVRWEVLWSGEPTKVLAPQARQFSPNIKHINFPTNLLRLEVNSSLLDYYTELDAVILRGVTERPMLALYKMPVIDIIDLSDSEEDLSDLGGPLRQGADSRTGNGYFDKLPYELIQLILSHLTLPDLCRLAQSCKMLHQHCCDPLQYTQLSLQPYWARLSDTSLGHLQSRCTRLQRLNLSWTGNRGALTLNSFSSFMKVCGLSLVRLELSCCHFLNEACLEVLAQTCPGLQELNLASCDRLHPQAFTHISKLTRLRRLVLYRTKIEQTAILSILTFCIELKHLNLGSCVRIEDYDVVASMLAARCRSLCSLDLWRCRNLTDRGLNELVSGCRMLEELDLGWCPTLQSSTGCFQHLARSLPRLRKLFLTANRTVRDSDIEELASCCPLLQHLDILGTRLVSAASLKKLLQSCPRLLLLDVSFCSQIDTRIAQELSSLFPSVAIKRSFTH, encoded by the exons ATGTTAACTCTGTTGAGCATGTTTTACTATATCTGTCTGCGGCGACGCTCCAGGAGCGGGACTCGTGGCGAGGCACTGACCAGTCGGCGAGCAGTGGAGTCTGGCCAACGGGCGATATTGCCTGTCAGTGTGGAGGTGGAGCAGTACACCAAAGAGGTTTTGGACTTCAGCTCTCATTATGGCAGTGAGAATAGTATGTCCTACACCATGTGGAACCTGGCCGGTGTACCTAATGTCTACCCCAGCTCTGGGGACTTTACACAGACTGCGGTGTTCAGAACTTATGGAACATGGTGGGAACAATGTTCCAGCGCGCCACCACGTTTCCGGCGCACCCCGAAAGGTTTCTACAGCCAGGATTATATTGAGCTGGGCTTTGAAGAGCCTGTTTACCCTACAGCTGTGGAGGTGCTTGAGACTTATTACCCTGGGGCCATTGTCCAGATTCTGGCCTGCTCGCATAACCCATTTTCCCAAAATCCACCCACGGATGTCAG ATGGGAGGTGTTGTGGTCAGGAGAGCCCACGAAGGTGCTGGCACCTCAGGCTCGCCAGTTTTCACCGAACATCAAGCACATCAACTTTCCCACCAACTTGCTACGTCTGGAGGTCAACAGCTCTCTTCTGGATTACTACACTGAGCTGGATGCCGTCATCCTGCGTGGTGTGACGGAGAGGCCCATGCTGGCGCTCTACAAGATGCCAGTCATCGACATCATTGACCTGAGTGACAGCGAGGAGGACCTTTCTGATCTGGGAGGTCCATTGAGACAGGGTGCAGACAGCAGGACAGGCAACGGCTACTTTGACAAACTACCCTATGAG CTCATCCAACTGATACTGAGCCACCTGACCTTGCCAGACCTGTGCCGTCTGGCCCAGAGTTGTAAGATGCTGCACCAGCACTGCTGTGACCCGCTGCAGTACACCCAGCTGAGTTTGCAGCCCTACTGGGCCAGGCTGAGTGACACCTCCTTGGGACACCTGCAGAGCCGCTGCACACGCCTCCAGAGGCTCAACCTTTCTTGGACCGGCAACCGTGGCGCTCTCACCCTCAATAGCTTCAGCAG TTTCATGAAGGTCTGTGGGCTCAGTCTGGTGCGTCTCGAGCTGTCTTGCTGCCACTTCTTGAATGAGGCCTGTTTGGAGGTCCTGGCCCAGACTTGTCCAGGGCTGCAGGAGCTCAACCTGGCCTCCTGCGACCGTCTTCACCCACAGGCCTTCACACACATTTCCAAACTTACACGCCTTCGCAGACTGGTGCTTTATCGTACCAAGATTGAG CAAACAGCTATTCTTAGCATCCTGACTTTTTGCATCGAGTTGAAACATCTCAACCTCGGGAGCTGCGTCAGG ATTGAAGACTATGATGTTGTGGCCAGTATGCTGGCTGCTCGCTGCCGCTCACTCTGTTCACTGGACCTGTGGCGCTGCAGAAACCTGACAGATCGTGGCCTGAACGAGCTTGTCTCTGGCTGCAG AATGTTGGAGGAGCTGGACTTGGGCTGGTGTCCCACACTGCAGAGCAGCACTGGATGTTTCCAGCACCTCGCCCGCAGCTTACCGCGATTACGCAAGCTCTTCCTCACTGCCAACCGCACGGTCCGTGACTCGGACATCGAGGAGTTGGCCTCCTGCTGCCCCTTGTTACAACATCTGGATATACTGG GTACACGGCTTGTAAGTGCTGCCTCATTGAAGAAACTCCTCCAGTCATGTCCACGGCTGCTTCTCCTGGATGTTTCCTTCTGCTCGCAGATAGACACGCGAATAGCTCAAGAGCTGTCCAGCCTCTTCCCCAGTGTAGCCATCAAGCGGAGTTTCACACACTGA
- the fbxl4 gene encoding F-box/LRR-repeat protein 4 isoform X2 — translation MLTLLSMFYYICLRRRSRSGTRGEALTSRRAVESGQRAILPVSVEVEQYTKEVLDFSSHYGSENSMSYTMWNLAGVPNVYPSSGDFTQTAVFRTYGTWWEQCSSAPPRFRRTPKGFYSQDYIELGFEEPVYPTAVEVLETYYPGAIVQILACSHNPFSQNPPTDVRWEVLWSGEPTKVLAPQARQFSPNIKHINFPTNLLRLEVNSSLLDYYTELDAVILRGVTERPMLALYKMPVIDIIDLSDSEEDLSDLGGPLRQGADSRTGNGYFDKLPYELIQLILSHLTLPDLCRLAQSCKMLHQHCCDPLQYTQLSLQPYWARLSDTSLGHLQSRCTRLQRLNLSWTGNRGALTLNSFSSFMKVCGLSLVRLELSCCHFLNEACLEVLAQTCPGLQELNLASCDRLHPQAFTHISKLTRLRRLVLYRTKIEIEDYDVVASMLAARCRSLCSLDLWRCRNLTDRGLNELVSGCRMLEELDLGWCPTLQSSTGCFQHLARSLPRLRKLFLTANRTVRDSDIEELASCCPLLQHLDILGTRLVSAASLKKLLQSCPRLLLLDVSFCSQIDTRIAQELSSLFPSVAIKRSFTH, via the exons ATGTTAACTCTGTTGAGCATGTTTTACTATATCTGTCTGCGGCGACGCTCCAGGAGCGGGACTCGTGGCGAGGCACTGACCAGTCGGCGAGCAGTGGAGTCTGGCCAACGGGCGATATTGCCTGTCAGTGTGGAGGTGGAGCAGTACACCAAAGAGGTTTTGGACTTCAGCTCTCATTATGGCAGTGAGAATAGTATGTCCTACACCATGTGGAACCTGGCCGGTGTACCTAATGTCTACCCCAGCTCTGGGGACTTTACACAGACTGCGGTGTTCAGAACTTATGGAACATGGTGGGAACAATGTTCCAGCGCGCCACCACGTTTCCGGCGCACCCCGAAAGGTTTCTACAGCCAGGATTATATTGAGCTGGGCTTTGAAGAGCCTGTTTACCCTACAGCTGTGGAGGTGCTTGAGACTTATTACCCTGGGGCCATTGTCCAGATTCTGGCCTGCTCGCATAACCCATTTTCCCAAAATCCACCCACGGATGTCAG ATGGGAGGTGTTGTGGTCAGGAGAGCCCACGAAGGTGCTGGCACCTCAGGCTCGCCAGTTTTCACCGAACATCAAGCACATCAACTTTCCCACCAACTTGCTACGTCTGGAGGTCAACAGCTCTCTTCTGGATTACTACACTGAGCTGGATGCCGTCATCCTGCGTGGTGTGACGGAGAGGCCCATGCTGGCGCTCTACAAGATGCCAGTCATCGACATCATTGACCTGAGTGACAGCGAGGAGGACCTTTCTGATCTGGGAGGTCCATTGAGACAGGGTGCAGACAGCAGGACAGGCAACGGCTACTTTGACAAACTACCCTATGAG CTCATCCAACTGATACTGAGCCACCTGACCTTGCCAGACCTGTGCCGTCTGGCCCAGAGTTGTAAGATGCTGCACCAGCACTGCTGTGACCCGCTGCAGTACACCCAGCTGAGTTTGCAGCCCTACTGGGCCAGGCTGAGTGACACCTCCTTGGGACACCTGCAGAGCCGCTGCACACGCCTCCAGAGGCTCAACCTTTCTTGGACCGGCAACCGTGGCGCTCTCACCCTCAATAGCTTCAGCAG TTTCATGAAGGTCTGTGGGCTCAGTCTGGTGCGTCTCGAGCTGTCTTGCTGCCACTTCTTGAATGAGGCCTGTTTGGAGGTCCTGGCCCAGACTTGTCCAGGGCTGCAGGAGCTCAACCTGGCCTCCTGCGACCGTCTTCACCCACAGGCCTTCACACACATTTCCAAACTTACACGCCTTCGCAGACTGGTGCTTTATCGTACCAAGATTGAG ATTGAAGACTATGATGTTGTGGCCAGTATGCTGGCTGCTCGCTGCCGCTCACTCTGTTCACTGGACCTGTGGCGCTGCAGAAACCTGACAGATCGTGGCCTGAACGAGCTTGTCTCTGGCTGCAG AATGTTGGAGGAGCTGGACTTGGGCTGGTGTCCCACACTGCAGAGCAGCACTGGATGTTTCCAGCACCTCGCCCGCAGCTTACCGCGATTACGCAAGCTCTTCCTCACTGCCAACCGCACGGTCCGTGACTCGGACATCGAGGAGTTGGCCTCCTGCTGCCCCTTGTTACAACATCTGGATATACTGG GTACACGGCTTGTAAGTGCTGCCTCATTGAAGAAACTCCTCCAGTCATGTCCACGGCTGCTTCTCCTGGATGTTTCCTTCTGCTCGCAGATAGACACGCGAATAGCTCAAGAGCTGTCCAGCCTCTTCCCCAGTGTAGCCATCAAGCGGAGTTTCACACACTGA
- the LOC144022542 gene encoding uncharacterized protein LOC144022542 isoform X1 has product MRYNADMDFMEVSIGIYRPLLNFFDNPAYKQSVETCWNASSYKLQIGLLTELFRLQQKNLIPSEVTANAMTDLLVEETKNSLRIKLWEFELEDCFKAESKLVFEVNTSMKMRDIEFEARRLIDSPEMIPAQLNHNVILRKAKQFAESLKQQKATDVDLLSPREMVIKVLPKVLQTFWLPPPYTPFAMPSRYLSKMAVGVTQAVLDRVSQTLSSIQIQFSYSIRDNVVLSIQEKVRQAFTAHDLVESIHSFQPEFLKTITDVAVEEIVALSALFVPLPSSPSPEPSSEQASLPDDDNLMEEPTNENDSMVSEESVDLAPAQILPSSKEKDDCSQDVTSCRMTLRISMWMKTLFVREHRRRS; this is encoded by the exons ATGAGATACAACGCAGACATGGATTTTATGGAGGTTAGCATCGGCATCTACAGACCCCTTTTG AATTTTTTCGACAATCCCGCTTATAAACAATCAGTTGAGACCTGCTGGAACGCTAGCTCTTACAAGCTACAG ATTGGACTGTTGACAGAACTTTTTAGACTTCAGCAGAAGAACCTGATCCCATCTGAGGTGACTGCTAACGCAATGACCGACTTGCTGGTGGAGGAGACAAAGAACTCACTTAGAATAAA GCTTTGGGAGTTTGAACTGGAAGACTGCTTTAAGGCTGAGTCCAAGCTG GTTTTTGAGGTGAACACCAGCATGAAGATGAGAGACATTGAGTTTGAAGCCAGAAGGCTCATTGATTCTCCTGAGATGATCCCTGCTCAGTTAAA CCATAATGTGATCCTCCGCAAAGCTAAGCAGTTTGCTGAGAGCTTGAAGCAGCAGAAGGCCACCGATGTGGATCTACTCAGCCCACGTGAGATGGTGATAAAGGTTCTTCCAAAAGTCCTGCAGACCTTTTGGTTGCCTCCACCATACACCCCTTTCGCCATGCCATCCAGGTACCTTAGCAAAATGGCTGTCGGAGTGACACAGGCTGTGTTGGACCGTGTCTCCCAGACGCTGTCCTCCATCCAAATCCAGTTCTCCTATTCCATAAGAGACAATGTGGTCCTGTCCATACAGGAAAAAGTGAGACAGGCTTTCACTGCGCACGACCTGGTAGAGAGCATCCACAGCTTTCAACCAGAGTTCTTAAAGACCATCACAGATGTCGCAGTTGAAGAAATTGTCGCACTCTCTGCTCTTTTTGTACCCCTCCCGTCTTCACCATCTCCGGAGCCGTCTTCAGAGCAAGCCTCATTGCCGGATGATGACAACTTGATGGAGGAGCCAACCAATGAAAACGACTCGATGGTCAGTGAAGAATCTGTTGATTTAGCGCCGGCTCAAATACTTCCttcaagcaaagaaaaggatGACTGTAGCCAGGATGTGACTTCTTGTAGAATGACGTTGAGGATTTCAATGTGGATGAAAACACTATTTGTCAGAGAGCACAGACGGAGATCATAG
- the LOC144022542 gene encoding uncharacterized protein LOC144022542 isoform X2 — translation MRYNADMDFMEVSIGIYRPLLNFFDNPAYKQSVETCWNASSYKLQIGLLTELFRLQQKNLIPSEVTANAMTDLLVEETKNSLRIKLWEFELEDCFKAESKLVFEVNTSMKMRDIEFEARRLIDSPEMIPAQLNHNVILRKAKQFAESLKQQKATDVDLLSPREMVIKVLPKVLQTFWLPPPYTPFAMPSRKK, via the exons ATGAGATACAACGCAGACATGGATTTTATGGAGGTTAGCATCGGCATCTACAGACCCCTTTTG AATTTTTTCGACAATCCCGCTTATAAACAATCAGTTGAGACCTGCTGGAACGCTAGCTCTTACAAGCTACAG ATTGGACTGTTGACAGAACTTTTTAGACTTCAGCAGAAGAACCTGATCCCATCTGAGGTGACTGCTAACGCAATGACCGACTTGCTGGTGGAGGAGACAAAGAACTCACTTAGAATAAA GCTTTGGGAGTTTGAACTGGAAGACTGCTTTAAGGCTGAGTCCAAGCTG GTTTTTGAGGTGAACACCAGCATGAAGATGAGAGACATTGAGTTTGAAGCCAGAAGGCTCATTGATTCTCCTGAGATGATCCCTGCTCAGTTAAA CCATAATGTGATCCTCCGCAAAGCTAAGCAGTTTGCTGAGAGCTTGAAGCAGCAGAAGGCCACCGATGTGGATCTACTCAGCCCACGTGAGATGGTGATAAAGGTTCTTCCAAAAGTCCTGCAGACCTTTTGGTTGCCTCCACCATACACCCCTTTCGCCATGCCATCCAG GAAAAAGTGA